A stretch of Acidovorax sp. RAC01 DNA encodes these proteins:
- a CDS encoding ExbD/TolR family protein gives MNFSPRPKDEPEINLIPFIDVLLVILIFLMLTTTYSKFTELQLTLPVADAEQQRDHPKEVIVAVASDGRYAVNKSTVEGKSVDAVAQALRAAATAGAGTVIIISADAMSPHQSVVTVMEAARRVGLTQITFATQSSAGARAANGR, from the coding sequence ATGAACTTCAGCCCCCGCCCCAAGGATGAGCCCGAGATCAACCTGATCCCGTTCATCGATGTGCTGCTGGTCATCCTCATCTTTCTGATGCTGACCACCACGTACAGCAAGTTCACCGAGCTGCAGCTCACCCTGCCCGTGGCCGATGCCGAGCAGCAGCGCGACCACCCCAAGGAAGTCATCGTCGCGGTGGCTTCGGATGGCCGCTATGCCGTCAACAAGTCGACCGTGGAAGGCAAGAGCGTGGATGCGGTAGCCCAGGCACTGCGGGCTGCGGCCACGGCCGGCGCCGGCACGGTGATCATCATCAGTGCCGACGCGATGTCGCCCCACCAGTCGGTGGTGACGGTGATGGAAGCTGCGCGGCGTGTGGGCCTGACGCAGATCACTTTTGCCACGCAGTCGTCCGCAGGCGCGCGTGCGGCCAACGGCCGCTGA
- a CDS encoding asparaginase, producing MQVSGQKIVVLGTGGTIAGTAADAADNIGYKAAQVGVRDLLASIPALRLAGGGAVEAEQVAQVDSKDMDFDIWKQLALRCQHHLDNPAVRGVVITHGTDTLEETAWFLQEVLHCAKPVVLTSAMRPASALTPDGPQNLMDAVALALAPDVRGVFAVAAGEIHGARLVQKVHPYRVNAFASGDGGPMGWMEEGSVRWAPNIAVGHESKGRIAIDLIANSVVTPRVEIILSHAGAQGRMADALVRDGVQGLVVACTGNGTIHHALEDALLRAQSAGVRVVRATRCIGGQVLPKPGDLWVDSRGLSPVKARISLMLDLLAAS from the coding sequence GTGCAAGTGAGTGGGCAAAAAATTGTGGTTCTGGGCACCGGCGGAACCATCGCGGGCACGGCTGCCGATGCCGCGGACAACATCGGCTACAAGGCGGCGCAGGTCGGCGTGCGCGATCTCTTGGCATCGATTCCTGCGTTGCGCCTTGCAGGGGGCGGGGCCGTCGAGGCTGAGCAGGTCGCCCAGGTCGACAGCAAGGACATGGACTTCGACATCTGGAAGCAGCTTGCCTTGCGGTGCCAGCATCACCTGGACAACCCTGCCGTGCGAGGTGTGGTGATCACCCACGGCACCGACACCCTCGAGGAAACCGCATGGTTCCTGCAGGAAGTGCTCCATTGCGCGAAGCCCGTGGTGCTGACCTCCGCCATGCGTCCCGCGAGTGCGCTGACTCCCGACGGCCCCCAGAACCTGATGGATGCCGTGGCCTTGGCCCTGGCCCCGGACGTGCGCGGCGTATTCGCCGTGGCAGCGGGGGAGATCCACGGCGCCAGGCTGGTCCAGAAGGTGCATCCCTACCGGGTCAACGCTTTTGCATCGGGCGATGGCGGGCCCATGGGCTGGATGGAGGAAGGGAGCGTACGCTGGGCGCCAAATATCGCAGTAGGGCATGAATCCAAGGGGCGTATAGCTATTGATTTGATAGCGAATTCCGTGGTTACCCCCCGGGTGGAGATCATCCTGAGCCACGCCGGAGCCCAGGGCCGCATGGCGGATGCGTTGGTGCGCGACGGGGTGCAGGGGCTGGTGGTTGCGTGTACCGGAAACGGGACCATTCACCATGCGCTGGAGGACGCCCTGCTGCGCGCCCAGTCTGCTGGGGTGAGGGTGGTACGCGCCACGCGCTGCATCGGTGGCCAGGTCCTGCCCAAGCCGGGTGACCTGTGGGTGGACTCCCGCGGTCTGTCCCCCGTCAAGGCGCGCATCTCGCTGATGCTGGACCTTCTGGCGGCCTCCTGA
- the icd gene encoding NADP-dependent isocitrate dehydrogenase: protein MSHFQHIKVPADGQKISVNADMTLNVPDHPIIPFIEGDGTGLDITPVMIKVVDAAVAKVYGGARKIHWMEVYAGEKATRVYGPDVWLPDETLAVLREYVVSIKGPLTTPVGGGIRSLNVALRQELDLYVCLRPVQYFKGVPSPLKEPEKTNMVIFRENSEDIYAGIEFEAKSDKAQKLIRFLQDEMGVKKIRFPDTSGLGVKPVSIEGTERLVRKAIQYAIDNDKPSVTIVHKGNIMKYTEGGFRDWAYALAQKEFGAELIDGGPWCRLKNPKNGKDITIKDSIADAFLQQILLRPAEYSVVATLNLNGDYISDALAAQVGGIGIAPGANMSDSVACFEATHGTAPKYAGKDYVNPGSEILSAEMMLRHMGWTEAADLIIKSLEKSIASKKVTYDFARLMEGATQVSCSGFGQVMIDNM from the coding sequence ATGAGCCATTTCCAACACATCAAGGTCCCGGCAGACGGCCAGAAGATCAGCGTCAACGCCGACATGACGCTCAACGTGCCCGACCACCCGATCATTCCCTTCATCGAAGGCGACGGCACGGGGCTCGACATCACGCCCGTGATGATCAAGGTGGTGGACGCTGCCGTGGCCAAGGTCTATGGTGGCGCCCGCAAGATCCACTGGATGGAGGTGTACGCCGGTGAGAAAGCCACCCGGGTGTATGGCCCCGACGTCTGGCTGCCCGACGAAACCCTGGCCGTGCTGCGTGAGTACGTGGTGTCCATCAAGGGCCCGCTGACCACCCCGGTAGGCGGCGGCATCCGATCGCTCAATGTGGCCTTGCGGCAGGAGCTTGACCTGTACGTCTGCCTGCGGCCCGTGCAGTATTTCAAGGGTGTACCGTCGCCGCTCAAAGAGCCCGAGAAGACCAACATGGTCATCTTCCGCGAGAACTCTGAAGACATCTACGCGGGCATCGAGTTCGAGGCCAAGTCCGACAAGGCCCAGAAGCTCATCCGGTTCCTGCAGGACGAGATGGGCGTCAAGAAGATCCGCTTCCCCGACACATCGGGGCTGGGCGTCAAGCCGGTGTCCATCGAGGGCACCGAGCGCCTGGTGCGCAAGGCCATCCAGTACGCCATCGACAACGACAAGCCCAGCGTGACCATCGTGCACAAGGGCAACATCATGAAGTACACCGAAGGTGGCTTCCGCGACTGGGCCTACGCCCTGGCCCAAAAGGAGTTTGGCGCAGAGCTGATCGACGGCGGCCCCTGGTGTCGCCTCAAGAACCCGAAAAACGGCAAAGACATCACCATCAAGGACAGCATTGCCGATGCCTTCCTGCAGCAGATTTTGCTGCGCCCGGCGGAATATTCGGTGGTGGCCACGCTCAACCTCAATGGCGACTACATCTCCGACGCGCTGGCCGCACAGGTCGGCGGTATCGGCATTGCACCGGGTGCCAACATGTCCGATTCGGTGGCGTGCTTCGAGGCCACGCACGGCACTGCACCCAAGTACGCGGGCAAGGACTACGTCAACCCCGGCTCCGAAATCCTGTCGGCAGAGATGATGCTGCGCCACATGGGATGGACGGAAGCGGCCGACCTGATCATCAAGTCGCTTGAAAAGTCGATCGCGTCCAAGAAGGTGACCTATGACTTCGCGCGCCTGATGGAAGGCGCAACGCAGGTGAGCTGCTCTGGCTTCGGCCAGGTGATGATCGACAACATGTAG
- a CDS encoding DUF6152 family protein, producing MLVHRRHCILALATVPLWARAHHGWSSFDAERPIYLAGTVRKVRWQNPHAELELELPADLTVPGDLAQRAIPAQTAPVDGKALLAKSVVPRRRDRLWQVELAPLTRMQAWQIAEIKPGAAVSLVGFTLREEKGDAVLRAEYLFIDGKAYALRSGPA from the coding sequence ATGCTTGTTCATCGTCGCCACTGCATCCTGGCACTCGCTACCGTTCCCCTGTGGGCCCGTGCGCACCATGGCTGGAGCAGTTTCGATGCGGAACGACCGATCTATCTGGCCGGGACCGTGCGCAAGGTGCGCTGGCAAAACCCCCATGCCGAGCTGGAACTGGAGCTGCCCGCCGATCTGACGGTGCCCGGCGACCTGGCCCAGCGTGCAATTCCGGCGCAGACAGCGCCTGTGGATGGCAAGGCGCTGCTGGCAAAGTCCGTGGTGCCACGCCGCCGTGACCGGCTCTGGCAGGTGGAACTGGCTCCGCTGACGCGCATGCAGGCCTGGCAGATCGCCGAAATCAAGCCGGGCGCAGCCGTGTCGCTGGTCGGCTTCACGCTGCGCGAGGAAAAGGGCGACGCGGTGTTGCGGGCGGAATATCTGTTCATCGACGGCAAGGCGTACGCCCTGCGTTCGGGGCCTGCCTGA
- a CDS encoding DUF192 domain-containing protein produces the protein MWRWALGLVTLACALATTATAQDAPQMSLPRVELTAGFHRIDAQVASTPQTRQTGLMYRKEMPQHEGMLFVFEQPSVQCFWMKNTLIPLTAAFVDDDGTIVNLEDMKPQTLDSHCSSKPVRYVLEMNKGWFAQKNVKPGSKLVGSVFQRKP, from the coding sequence ATGTGGCGCTGGGCCCTGGGCCTGGTCACACTGGCGTGCGCCCTGGCAACAACTGCAACCGCGCAGGACGCGCCACAGATGTCCCTGCCGCGGGTCGAACTGACGGCGGGCTTTCACCGCATAGACGCCCAGGTGGCGTCTACCCCTCAGACGCGCCAGACCGGGCTGATGTACCGCAAGGAGATGCCGCAGCATGAAGGCATGCTTTTCGTGTTCGAGCAGCCGTCCGTGCAGTGCTTCTGGATGAAGAACACGCTGATCCCCCTCACGGCCGCCTTCGTGGATGACGACGGGACCATCGTGAACCTGGAAGACATGAAACCCCAGACGCTGGACTCGCACTGCTCGTCCAAGCCCGTGCGCTACGTCCTTGAAATGAACAAGGGATGGTTTGCACAGAAGAACGTCAAGCCAGGCAGCAAGCTGGTGGGCAGCGTGTTCCAGCGCAAGCCATGA
- a CDS encoding MotA/TolQ/ExbB proton channel family protein, translating into MLSIIQAAGWPIWPLIACSVLGMALVFERFVALKTSRVAPPKLLDEAITVSSRSVPTPDVVNQLAQNSALGEVLATGLRTLNSNPQCSEADLRAAMEGAGRAVAHRLEKYLAALATIASAAPLLGLLGTVIGMIEIFGSQTGTGGVGQALGGGNPAQLAHGISIALYNTAFGLIVAIPALIFWRYFRARVDAYLLTLELASEQFVRHILRHRKAR; encoded by the coding sequence TTGCTGTCCATCATACAAGCCGCTGGTTGGCCCATCTGGCCCCTGATCGCATGTTCCGTGCTCGGAATGGCACTGGTTTTCGAGCGCTTCGTGGCACTCAAAACGTCCCGCGTGGCGCCCCCCAAACTGCTCGACGAAGCCATCACCGTGTCTTCGCGTTCGGTACCCACGCCTGATGTCGTGAACCAGCTGGCCCAGAACTCGGCCCTGGGCGAGGTACTGGCCACCGGGCTGCGCACGCTGAACAGCAATCCGCAGTGCAGTGAAGCCGATCTGCGCGCCGCCATGGAAGGCGCCGGCCGTGCCGTGGCCCACCGGCTTGAAAAATACCTGGCTGCCCTGGCCACCATCGCCTCGGCGGCACCGCTGCTGGGCCTGCTGGGCACCGTCATCGGCATGATCGAGATCTTCGGCTCGCAGACCGGCACCGGTGGCGTGGGCCAGGCGTTGGGCGGAGGCAACCCGGCACAGCTTGCGCACGGCATCTCGATTGCGCTCTACAACACGGCCTTCGGGCTCATCGTGGCCATCCCGGCCCTGATTTTCTGGCGGTACTTCCGGGCCCGGGTCGATGCTTACCTGCTCACGCTGGAACTGGCATCCGAGCAGTTCGTGCGCCACATCCTGCGCCACCGCAAGGCCCGCTGA
- a CDS encoding D-2-hydroxyacid dehydrogenase family protein — protein MNIVILDDYQDAVRKLHCASRLDAYTAKVYTNTVKGIGQLSVRLKDADIIVLVRERTHISRQLIEKLPRLKLIAQTGKVGSHVDVAACTERGIAVAEGVGSPVAPAELTWALVMAAMRRLPQYISNLKHGAWQQSGLKTASMPANFGLGTVLRGKTLGIWGYGRIGQLVAGYGRAFGMNVRVWGREASRAQALTDGYQAATTKEEFFAQCDVISLHLRLTDETRGVVSLEDLSCMKPTALLVNTSRAELIESDALIAALNRGRPGMAAVDVFESEPILQGHALLRLENCICTPHIGYVEQDSYELYFGAAFDNVVNFIKGTPTNIVNPGSLQVRR, from the coding sequence ATGAATATTGTGATCCTCGACGACTATCAGGATGCGGTGCGAAAGCTTCACTGCGCGTCCCGGCTGGATGCCTACACGGCCAAGGTCTACACCAATACCGTCAAGGGCATCGGCCAGCTTTCGGTCAGGCTCAAGGACGCGGACATCATCGTCCTGGTGCGGGAACGTACGCACATCAGCCGCCAGCTGATCGAAAAACTGCCCCGGTTGAAGCTGATCGCCCAAACTGGCAAGGTAGGCAGCCATGTGGACGTGGCCGCCTGCACGGAGCGAGGCATCGCAGTTGCCGAAGGGGTCGGCTCGCCCGTGGCGCCCGCCGAACTCACCTGGGCCCTGGTCATGGCTGCCATGCGCCGACTTCCACAGTACATCTCCAACCTCAAGCATGGGGCATGGCAGCAGTCGGGTCTCAAGACGGCGTCCATGCCCGCGAACTTTGGCCTGGGCACCGTATTGCGCGGAAAGACACTGGGTATCTGGGGATACGGACGCATTGGACAGCTCGTAGCGGGGTACGGGCGCGCGTTCGGCATGAACGTACGTGTGTGGGGCCGCGAAGCCTCGCGCGCACAGGCGCTCACCGACGGTTACCAGGCGGCCACCACCAAGGAAGAGTTTTTTGCCCAGTGCGATGTGATCTCCCTGCATCTGCGCCTGACCGATGAGACGCGCGGGGTGGTGTCGCTGGAGGACCTCTCGTGCATGAAACCAACTGCCTTGCTGGTGAATACGTCACGTGCCGAACTGATCGAATCAGACGCGCTGATTGCCGCCCTCAACCGCGGCCGACCCGGCATGGCGGCTGTGGATGTTTTTGAAAGCGAACCCATCCTGCAGGGCCATGCGCTGTTGCGTCTGGAAAACTGTATTTGCACACCGCACATCGGGTATGTGGAACAAGACAGTTACGAGCTGTACTTCGGCGCCGCCTTTGACAACGTAGTCAACTTCATCAAGGGCACACCGACCAACATCGTGAACCCGGGTTCGCTACAGGTCCGTCGCTGA
- the xseA gene encoding exodeoxyribonuclease VII large subunit has protein sequence MPELPNPALAPRVWEVGALCRAIADALEARFNPVAVRGEITGFSRAASGHCYFTVKDANGQLRCAMFRRAALLLDFSPRDGELVELRGRLGVYEARGDLQFIVESMQRAGQGALFEQFLRLKAGLEAEGLFDAARKRPLPLQPRGIGLVTSLGAAALHDVVTALRRRVPHIPVVLVPTPVQGAGAPASLVASLSKLYQMAQQAQAPGADLTQIPAIDVILLVRGGGSIEDLWAFNDERLARTIVQSPVPLVCGVGHETDFTIADFCADLRAPTPTAAAELVSQPRDVWLRALDLLGGRLGDAVQRQVDARYQRLDQVAARLGRPSSLAARQHLQLARLAQRMRHAVHLHAQRQQHAQAVLASGLMQALHQRLRAQTERVERAELRLGLLDPRLVLQRGYALLTDSTGRAVVSTAQANPGDALKATLADGTLDVTVARQARLL, from the coding sequence ATGCCTGAGCTGCCAAACCCAGCATTGGCGCCGCGTGTGTGGGAAGTCGGCGCGCTATGCCGCGCCATTGCTGATGCGCTGGAGGCGCGGTTCAATCCTGTCGCGGTCCGCGGCGAGATCACGGGCTTCTCGCGCGCAGCCAGCGGTCATTGCTACTTCACCGTCAAGGATGCCAATGGGCAACTGCGCTGCGCGATGTTCAGGCGCGCGGCCCTGCTGCTTGACTTTTCGCCGCGGGACGGTGAGCTGGTGGAGTTGCGGGGACGGCTGGGCGTGTACGAAGCCCGCGGAGACCTGCAGTTCATCGTCGAAAGCATGCAGCGGGCCGGGCAGGGCGCGCTGTTCGAGCAGTTTCTGCGCCTGAAGGCCGGGCTGGAAGCCGAAGGGCTGTTCGATGCCGCCCGCAAGCGGCCCTTGCCCTTGCAGCCCCGCGGCATCGGCCTGGTCACATCGCTGGGCGCCGCAGCGTTGCACGACGTGGTGACCGCCCTGCGCCGCAGGGTGCCGCACATCCCGGTGGTGCTGGTGCCTACGCCCGTCCAGGGCGCAGGGGCCCCGGCGTCGCTGGTCGCATCGCTATCAAAGTTGTATCAGATGGCCCAGCAGGCACAAGCGCCAGGGGCCGATTTGACCCAGATTCCGGCCATCGACGTGATCCTGCTCGTGCGCGGCGGCGGCTCCATCGAAGACCTGTGGGCGTTCAACGACGAGCGCCTGGCCCGCACCATTGTGCAAAGCCCTGTGCCCCTGGTGTGCGGGGTGGGGCACGAGACCGATTTCACCATTGCCGATTTCTGCGCCGACCTGCGGGCTCCCACGCCTACAGCGGCTGCAGAGCTGGTGTCGCAGCCGCGTGATGTGTGGCTGCGGGCGCTGGACCTGCTGGGCGGACGCCTGGGCGACGCGGTGCAGCGCCAGGTGGATGCGCGCTACCAGCGGCTCGACCAGGTGGCCGCACGCCTGGGCAGGCCGTCGTCGCTGGCCGCGCGCCAGCACCTGCAGCTGGCCCGTCTTGCGCAGCGCATGCGCCACGCCGTGCACCTGCACGCGCAGCGGCAGCAGCATGCGCAGGCTGTGCTGGCCAGCGGGCTCATGCAGGCCCTGCACCAACGCCTGCGGGCGCAGACCGAGCGGGTGGAGCGCGCCGAACTGCGCCTGGGTCTGCTGGACCCGCGCCTCGTGCTGCAGCGCGGCTATGCCTTGCTGACCGACAGCACCGGCCGTGCCGTGGTCAGCACGGCGCAGGCGAACCCCGGCGATGCGCTGAAGGCCACGCTGGCCGACGGAACGCTGGACGTGACCGTGGCTAGGCAGGCGCGGCTGCTCTGA
- a CDS encoding superoxide dismutase, with protein MEHTLPPLPYAIDALAPHYSQETLEYHHGKHHNAYVVNLNNLQKGTEFESMSLEEIVKKSSGGVYNNAAQIWNHTFFWNCMAPQGGGEPSGALAAAINAKWGSYTAFREAFVKSAVGNFGSGWTWLVKKADGSVDIVNTGAAGTPLTTADKALLTVDVWEHAYYIDYRNQRPKFVETFFDKLVNWKFAEANFA; from the coding sequence ATGGAACACACCCTTCCCCCGCTGCCCTACGCCATTGACGCGCTGGCTCCCCACTACAGCCAGGAAACGCTGGAGTACCACCATGGAAAGCACCACAACGCTTACGTGGTGAACCTCAACAACCTGCAAAAGGGCACCGAGTTCGAGTCGATGTCGCTGGAAGAGATCGTCAAGAAGTCCAGTGGCGGTGTCTACAACAACGCAGCCCAGATCTGGAACCACACGTTCTTCTGGAACTGCATGGCGCCCCAGGGCGGCGGCGAGCCATCGGGCGCGCTGGCTGCAGCCATCAACGCCAAGTGGGGCAGCTACACCGCCTTCCGCGAAGCCTTCGTGAAGAGCGCCGTGGGCAATTTCGGTTCGGGCTGGACCTGGCTGGTCAAGAAGGCAGACGGCAGCGTGGACATCGTGAACACGGGCGCTGCAGGCACGCCGCTGACCACGGCCGACAAGGCGCTGCTGACCGTGGACGTCTGGGAACACGCCTACTACATCGACTACCGCAACCAGCGCCCCAAGTTTGTCGAAACCTTCTTCGACAAGCTGGTGAACTGGAAGTTTGCTGAAGCCAACTTCGCCTGA
- the lpxK gene encoding tetraacyldisaccharide 4'-kinase, translated as MQSWLQRSWQTRGPGALALWPFALAYGALVAIRRGLYRSGILQSEHPARPVIVVGNVIAGGAGKTPVVIALARHLQARGLRPGVISRGYGRQSRDCMAVLADSAAQDVGDEPALIARSCPGVPVFVAAQRIEAARALLSAHPDTEVILCDDGLQHLALQRDLEICVFNADGIGNGWMLPAGPLREPWPRPVDFVLHAAPVAPPGTASPAFGTRRSLAPWAVGADGQRIALEALQGQPVHAVAAVARPEVFFDMLTAAGLTLAHAESLPDHYDFDSWNPIPNKRQTIICTEKDAVKLWRRHPQALAMPLVLEIEPGFFRALDAAIDQRRQSTPGQRRTPAR; from the coding sequence CTGCAGAGCTGGCTGCAACGCAGCTGGCAGACGCGCGGGCCTGGCGCCCTGGCCCTGTGGCCGTTTGCCCTGGCATACGGGGCATTGGTAGCGATTCGGCGCGGCCTGTACCGCAGCGGCATTCTCCAGTCAGAGCACCCTGCCAGGCCGGTCATCGTGGTGGGCAACGTGATTGCCGGCGGTGCCGGAAAAACGCCAGTGGTGATTGCCCTGGCCCGGCACCTGCAGGCGCGCGGGCTGCGGCCGGGCGTGATCTCACGAGGTTACGGACGCCAGTCACGTGACTGCATGGCGGTGCTTGCCGATAGCGCGGCGCAGGATGTGGGTGACGAGCCCGCGCTCATCGCCCGCAGCTGCCCGGGAGTGCCGGTGTTTGTGGCCGCGCAGCGCATCGAGGCAGCCCGGGCCCTGCTTTCGGCCCACCCCGATACGGAGGTCATCCTGTGCGACGACGGCCTGCAGCACCTGGCGCTGCAACGCGACCTGGAAATCTGCGTGTTCAATGCCGACGGGATTGGCAATGGGTGGATGCTGCCCGCCGGCCCGTTGCGCGAGCCGTGGCCAAGGCCTGTGGATTTTGTGCTGCATGCGGCCCCGGTTGCGCCCCCCGGGACAGCCTCGCCCGCGTTTGGCACCCGGCGCAGCCTGGCACCCTGGGCAGTGGGGGCAGACGGGCAGCGCATCGCGCTCGAAGCGCTGCAGGGCCAGCCGGTGCATGCCGTGGCCGCCGTGGCACGGCCCGAGGTGTTTTTTGACATGCTCACAGCCGCAGGCCTGACGCTTGCGCATGCGGAAAGCCTGCCAGATCACTATGATTTTGATAGCTGGAATCCTATACCCAACAAGCGACAGACCATTATTTGCACCGAAAAAGATGCGGTCAAGCTCTGGCGACGGCACCCGCAGGCGCTGGCGATGCCGCTGGTGCTGGAGATCGAGCCCGGCTTTTTCCGCGCGCTGGATGCGGCGATTGACCAGCGGCGGCAGTCCACCCCCGGCCAGCGGCGCACCCCAGCCCGCTGA
- a CDS encoding Trm112 family protein has product MDPKLLELLVCPVTKGPLTYDREAQELVSRSARLAYPVRDGIPVLLENEARTLSDEELER; this is encoded by the coding sequence ATGGACCCCAAACTGCTTGAACTCCTGGTATGCCCCGTTACCAAGGGCCCGCTGACCTACGACCGCGAGGCGCAGGAACTCGTCTCGCGCAGCGCCCGGCTGGCCTACCCGGTGCGCGACGGCATCCCCGTGCTGCTGGAGAACGAAGCCCGCACCCTGAGTGACGAGGAACTGGAGCGGTGA
- the kdsB gene encoding 3-deoxy-manno-octulosonate cytidylyltransferase: protein MPQSAARYAGQPGFTVLIPARLASSRLPDKPLADIAGLPMVVRVARRSAESAASRVVVAADDARIVDTCIRHGVEAILTRTDHASGSDRLAEACMQLGLDGDDTVVNVQGDEPLIDPDLINAVGGLLTASADASMGTAAHPITSLDDYLNPNVVKVVLDARGYAHYFSRAPIPWCRDQPDAAWWQAGAQGVPAGFAPLRHVGIYSYRARFLRSFPGLAAAPTETVEALEQLRALWHGHRIAVHLADKAPGPGVDTPDDLARVRALLAAV from the coding sequence CTGCCGCAGTCGGCGGCGCGCTACGCGGGGCAGCCGGGGTTCACGGTGCTGATCCCGGCCCGGCTGGCCTCGAGCCGCCTGCCCGACAAACCGCTGGCAGACATTGCCGGCCTTCCGATGGTGGTGCGCGTGGCACGCAGGTCTGCCGAAAGCGCCGCCAGCCGCGTCGTGGTGGCTGCGGATGACGCCCGCATTGTGGACACCTGCATCCGCCACGGCGTGGAAGCCATCCTTACGCGCACCGACCACGCCAGCGGCAGCGACCGCCTGGCTGAAGCCTGCATGCAGCTCGGCCTGGACGGCGACGACACGGTGGTGAATGTCCAGGGCGATGAACCGCTGATTGACCCCGACCTCATCAACGCCGTGGGCGGCCTGCTGACCGCGTCTGCCGATGCCAGCATGGGCACTGCGGCGCACCCCATTACATCCCTTGATGACTACCTGAACCCGAACGTGGTGAAGGTGGTGCTGGACGCCCGCGGATACGCGCACTACTTCAGCCGCGCGCCCATTCCATGGTGCCGCGACCAGCCCGACGCCGCATGGTGGCAAGCGGGTGCGCAAGGGGTTCCCGCAGGTTTTGCACCGCTGCGGCACGTGGGCATCTACAGCTACCGTGCGCGCTTCCTGCGCAGCTTCCCGGGCTTGGCTGCGGCCCCTACCGAAACCGTCGAGGCCCTGGAGCAGCTGCGTGCGCTCTGGCACGGCCACCGCATTGCCGTCCACCTGGCGGACAAGGCCCCAGGGCCTGGCGTGGACACGCCCGACGACTTGGCGCGGGTCCGCGCCCTGCTGGCAGCCGTCTGA
- the lexA gene encoding transcriptional repressor LexA: MLDNPKLTARQQQILDLIQTAIARTGAPPTRAEIAAELGFKSANAAEEHLQALARKGVIELVSGTSRGIRLRNETVRSINAARGSQFSLPIPGLSQLVLPLVGRVAAGSPILAQEHVDQTYCVENSLFQHKPDYLLKVRGMSMRDAGIMDGDLLAVQSTREARNGQIIVARLGDDVTVKRLRRTASSIELLPENPDYPVIVVQPGEPFEIEGLAVGLIRNTMLM, translated from the coding sequence ATGCTCGACAACCCGAAACTCACGGCCCGCCAGCAACAGATCCTGGATCTCATCCAGACTGCGATCGCCCGCACCGGCGCGCCACCTACACGGGCCGAAATTGCGGCAGAACTGGGCTTCAAATCAGCCAACGCCGCAGAAGAGCATTTGCAGGCCCTGGCCCGCAAGGGCGTGATTGAACTGGTCAGTGGCACATCCCGCGGCATCCGGCTGCGCAACGAGACCGTGCGGTCCATCAACGCGGCGCGAGGCAGCCAGTTCAGCCTGCCCATACCGGGTCTTTCCCAACTCGTCCTGCCCCTGGTAGGCCGGGTGGCAGCGGGCTCGCCCATTCTCGCGCAGGAACACGTCGACCAGACCTATTGCGTTGAAAACAGCCTTTTCCAGCACAAGCCCGACTACCTTCTGAAGGTGCGAGGCATGTCGATGCGCGACGCCGGCATCATGGACGGTGACCTGCTGGCCGTGCAGTCCACACGAGAAGCCCGCAACGGCCAGATCATCGTCGCGCGCCTGGGGGATGACGTCACCGTCAAGCGGCTGCGCCGTACGGCCAGTTCCATCGAACTGTTGCCCGAGAACCCCGACTATCCCGTGATCGTGGTCCAGCCCGGCGAACCCTTTGAAATCGAGGGCCTGGCCGTGGGGCTGATCCGCAACACGATGCTCATGTAG
- the adk gene encoding adenylate kinase produces the protein MRLILLGAPGAGKGTQATFICQKYGIPQISTGDMLRAAVKAGTPLGLQAKAVMDSGALVSDDIIIGLVKERITQADCANGFLFDGFPRTIPQADAMKAAGVKLDYVLEIDVPFDAIIERMSGRRSHPASGRTYHVKFNPPKVPGKDDVTGEDLIQREDDKEETVQKRLQVYSDQTRPLVDYYSSWAKTAPDLAPKYRAISGTGSVDEITERALKALAS, from the coding sequence ATGAGACTGATTCTGTTGGGCGCGCCCGGCGCCGGAAAGGGCACGCAAGCCACGTTCATTTGCCAGAAGTACGGCATCCCGCAAATCTCCACAGGCGACATGCTGCGTGCTGCCGTGAAGGCCGGCACCCCATTGGGCCTGCAGGCCAAGGCCGTGATGGACTCTGGCGCCCTCGTGAGCGACGACATCATCATCGGCCTGGTCAAGGAACGCATCACCCAGGCCGACTGCGCCAACGGGTTCCTGTTCGACGGATTTCCCCGCACCATTCCCCAGGCCGATGCCATGAAGGCGGCCGGCGTGAAGCTCGATTACGTGCTGGAAATCGATGTTCCGTTTGACGCCATCATCGAACGCATGAGCGGCCGCCGCTCGCACCCGGCCAGCGGCCGCACCTACCACGTCAAGTTCAATCCGCCTAAGGTGCCGGGCAAGGACGATGTGACCGGCGAGGACCTCATCCAGCGCGAAGACGACAAGGAAGAGACCGTGCAAAAGCGCTTGCAGGTCTACAGCGACCAGACCCGCCCGCTGGTGGACTACTACAGCAGCTGGGCCAAGACGGCTCCTGACCTTGCCCCCAAATACCGCGCCATCAGCGGCACCGGCAGCGTGGACGAGATCACCGAACGCGCCCTGAAAGCCCTGGCCAGCTGA